In one window of Rhizobium sp. ACO-34A DNA:
- a CDS encoding alcohol dehydrogenase — MKAMVLHAVGQPLRFEERPDPQPGMGEILVRVEACAVCRTDLHVVDGDLTDPKLPLVPGHEIVGIVERCGEGVSSLLPGRRVGIPWLGHTCGCCSYCESGRENLCDTPGFTGYTRDGGFASHVVADASYAFPLDGFSDPVAAAPLMCAGLIGWRSLKMAGEARRIGIYGFGAAAHIIAQVCVHQGREVYAFTRKGDHAAQAMAGSLGAVWAGSSEEVPPKALDAAIIFAPVGALVPAALRAVAKGGRVVCGGIHMSDIPQFPYSILWGERQILSVANLTRADAVEFLDLAPRAGVKTTTTVYPLERANEALDDLRAGRFQGAAVLVP; from the coding sequence ATGAAAGCCATGGTGCTTCACGCCGTCGGACAGCCCTTGCGGTTCGAAGAGCGGCCAGACCCGCAACCGGGCATGGGCGAGATCCTTGTGCGGGTAGAGGCCTGCGCCGTCTGCCGCACGGATCTGCATGTGGTTGATGGCGACCTTACCGATCCGAAGCTGCCGCTTGTTCCGGGGCACGAAATCGTCGGCATCGTGGAGCGATGCGGGGAGGGCGTCTCCAGTCTTCTGCCGGGGCGGCGGGTCGGCATTCCGTGGCTCGGGCATACCTGCGGCTGTTGCAGCTATTGCGAGAGCGGTCGGGAGAACCTCTGCGACACACCCGGTTTCACCGGCTACACCCGGGATGGCGGTTTCGCCAGCCATGTGGTGGCCGACGCATCCTATGCCTTTCCGCTCGACGGCTTTTCCGATCCCGTTGCCGCCGCGCCGTTGATGTGTGCCGGGCTGATCGGCTGGAGGTCGCTCAAGATGGCGGGGGAGGCGCGCCGTATCGGGATCTACGGTTTCGGGGCGGCGGCTCATATCATCGCGCAGGTCTGCGTTCATCAGGGACGGGAGGTCTATGCATTCACCCGCAAGGGTGACCATGCGGCACAGGCCATGGCCGGATCGCTGGGAGCCGTCTGGGCGGGTAGCTCGGAGGAGGTTCCGCCGAAGGCGCTCGACGCCGCCATCATCTTCGCGCCCGTGGGCGCGCTGGTGCCGGCCGCGCTCCGCGCCGTCGCCAAGGGCGGACGCGTGGTGTGCGGCGGCATCCATATGAGCGATATCCCGCAGTTTCCCTACTCGATCCTGTGGGGTGAGAGGCAGATCCTGTCGGTTGCCAATCTCACCCGGGCGGATGCCGTGGAGTTCCTCGATCTCGCGCCGCGCGCCGGGGTGAAGACCACGACGACGGTCTATCCGCTGGAAAGGGCGAACGAGGCGCTGGACGACCTGCGTGCCGGCCGGTTTCAGGGCGCGGCGGTGCTGGTTCCGTGA
- a CDS encoding TetR family transcriptional regulator: protein MAELGKFERKLPEDRRRTLIEATLACLAREGHAGLSIRKISKEAGISIGLINHHYSGKDELVGHAYETMSLALLENIETMVAAAGDDPRARLSAYFRASLSAPVMERSTLRTWVVFWGMIENSPAMTDVHDRTYAEYRRLLSALLKDFFASRGWPEPDVRLAAIGIVAMLDGLWLEWCLNPEIFTPEEAIGLCERWADVFLNASAPRATS, encoded by the coding sequence ATGGCGGAACTCGGCAAATTCGAACGCAAGTTACCCGAGGATCGGCGCCGTACGCTGATCGAGGCGACGCTTGCGTGTCTCGCCCGGGAAGGTCATGCTGGGCTTTCGATTCGCAAGATCAGCAAGGAGGCCGGTATCTCGATCGGCCTCATCAATCATCACTATAGCGGCAAGGATGAACTGGTCGGTCATGCCTATGAGACGATGTCTCTTGCGCTGCTCGAAAACATAGAAACCATGGTGGCCGCAGCAGGAGATGATCCGCGGGCCAGGCTGAGCGCCTATTTCCGCGCATCGCTTTCCGCGCCCGTCATGGAGAGAAGCACGCTCCGGACCTGGGTGGTGTTCTGGGGAATGATCGAGAACTCTCCGGCAATGACGGACGTGCATGATCGCACCTATGCCGAATATCGTCGTCTGCTTTCGGCCCTGCTGAAGGACTTCTTTGCTTCGCGTGGCTGGCCGGAGCCGGATGTCAGGCTTGCGGCGATCGGTATCGTTGCTATGCTCGACGGGCTGTGGCTGGAATGGTGCCTCAACCCGGAAATCTTCACGCCTGAAGAGGCGATCGGGCTTTGCGAGCGCTGGGCCGATGTGTTCCTCAATGCGTCCGCGCCTCGCGCGACATCGTGA
- a CDS encoding magnesium-translocating P-type ATPase, whose protein sequence is MSLIPDNSADGNSHRNSYWSLPLDTLFSQFHSGKQGLTSAEAAERLRHFGPNSLKDENRWSALRIFLSQFESPLVLILVAAAAISIVVGEWREAIIISLIVLASCILSFYQEYSASVAVEKLKERIGFKARVRRDGQFISIAAAEVVPGDIVAVSAGDLIPADAILISATDLFVSQSALTGETFPVEKRPGELPADTALANRASMLFTGASVRSGMGEAMVVETGVETEFGKITAHLQEETPETDFARGIRRFGYLMTRVALIMVVVIFAGNVLLQRPLVDSLLFSLAIAVGITPELLPAIVSLTLSSGARRMAAGGVIVRRLASIENLGSMNLLCTDKTGTLTEGVVSLDRVEGPLDGSTPERLLRLAALNARLQNGMANPLDDAIDKAATAAAIQTDASSKVGEIPYDFIRKRLSVIVREKDGDLLIAKGAVANILEVSSHVMHGDEPKPLDDEARTALAKRYADWSDEGFRVLGIAIRHFAPSRERYGHDDETGLAFAGFLLFSDPPKSGIAETLAAMAERGVKVKVISGDNRFVAAHLARTIGLASAHILTGEELSKLTDEALAARAVRTDLFVEIDPNQKQRIVAALRGRGHVVGYLGDGINDAPALHEADIGISVEGAADVAQQAADMVLVDKSLDVLLEGIDNGRRTFANTMKYVSCAISSNFGNMISMSFASFLLPFQPLLAKQILLNNFLADIPSMAIAGDNVDPAAVMHPQRWNIAYVQRFMIVFGLISTLFDFLTFGFLLALTGEHAAIFQTGWFVESLVTQLATVLIIRTRAPFFRSRPGRWLLLSTLVISALAIALPYIPGSEWFGFVHLPVGVLIGLAGITFAYLASTEIAKHWFFSKPHDRLFHRKRQRRGAMSVSGPRNRR, encoded by the coding sequence ATGTCTCTCATCCCCGACAATTCTGCAGACGGCAACTCCCACCGGAACAGCTACTGGAGCCTGCCGCTCGATACGCTGTTCAGCCAGTTTCATTCCGGAAAGCAGGGCCTGACAAGCGCGGAAGCCGCCGAACGGCTGCGGCATTTCGGCCCCAACTCGCTGAAGGACGAAAACCGCTGGAGCGCCCTGCGCATCTTCCTCTCCCAGTTTGAAAGCCCGCTGGTGCTGATCCTCGTGGCCGCCGCGGCGATTTCAATCGTGGTCGGGGAGTGGCGCGAAGCCATCATCATCTCGCTGATCGTTCTCGCAAGCTGTATCCTGAGCTTCTACCAGGAGTATTCCGCATCCGTCGCGGTCGAGAAACTGAAGGAGCGCATCGGCTTCAAGGCCCGGGTGCGCCGGGACGGGCAATTCATCTCCATAGCCGCAGCAGAGGTCGTGCCCGGCGACATCGTTGCCGTCTCTGCCGGCGACCTCATCCCGGCCGATGCCATCCTGATTTCGGCAACCGATCTCTTCGTCAGCCAGTCGGCCCTGACGGGCGAGACCTTTCCGGTCGAGAAACGTCCGGGCGAGCTTCCAGCCGACACCGCACTGGCCAATCGCGCCAGCATGCTCTTCACAGGAGCCTCCGTCCGCAGCGGCATGGGTGAGGCCATGGTCGTCGAGACCGGCGTCGAAACCGAATTCGGCAAGATCACCGCCCACCTTCAGGAAGAGACACCGGAAACCGATTTCGCCCGGGGCATCCGCCGGTTCGGTTATCTCATGACGCGCGTCGCGCTGATCATGGTGGTGGTGATCTTCGCCGGCAATGTCCTGCTTCAACGCCCGCTGGTCGACTCGCTGCTCTTCTCCCTGGCCATCGCCGTCGGCATCACGCCCGAGCTGTTACCCGCGATCGTCAGCCTCACGCTGTCGAGCGGTGCCCGCCGCATGGCCGCCGGCGGCGTTATCGTGCGGCGGCTGGCCTCGATCGAAAATCTCGGCAGCATGAACCTGCTATGCACCGACAAGACCGGAACCCTTACCGAAGGCGTCGTCAGCCTCGACCGCGTCGAGGGACCGCTGGACGGCAGCACCCCGGAGAGGCTGCTCCGGCTTGCCGCCCTCAACGCCCGCCTGCAGAACGGCATGGCGAACCCGCTGGACGACGCCATCGACAAGGCCGCCACTGCCGCAGCCATTCAGACGGACGCCTCGTCCAAGGTCGGCGAGATCCCCTATGATTTCATCCGCAAACGCCTCTCGGTGATCGTTCGCGAAAAAGACGGCGACCTGCTGATCGCGAAGGGAGCCGTCGCCAACATTCTCGAGGTCTCGAGCCATGTCATGCATGGGGATGAACCGAAGCCACTGGACGACGAAGCGCGTACGGCGCTTGCGAAGCGCTACGCCGATTGGAGCGATGAAGGCTTTCGCGTACTCGGCATCGCCATCCGTCATTTTGCGCCATCGCGGGAACGCTACGGGCATGACGACGAAACCGGCCTCGCCTTTGCCGGCTTCCTGCTGTTCAGCGATCCGCCGAAGAGCGGTATCGCCGAAACGCTGGCGGCGATGGCCGAGCGCGGCGTCAAGGTGAAGGTGATCTCAGGCGACAACCGTTTCGTGGCCGCCCATCTCGCCCGCACGATAGGGCTGGCCTCGGCCCATATACTGACCGGCGAGGAACTGTCGAAACTGACGGACGAGGCGTTGGCGGCACGCGCCGTTCGCACCGATCTCTTCGTCGAGATCGACCCGAACCAGAAACAGCGCATCGTCGCGGCACTTCGCGGCCGCGGCCATGTGGTCGGTTATCTTGGCGACGGCATCAACGATGCACCCGCCCTGCACGAAGCCGATATCGGCATTTCCGTCGAAGGCGCCGCCGATGTCGCCCAGCAGGCCGCCGACATGGTGCTGGTCGACAAGAGTCTCGATGTACTGCTGGAAGGTATCGACAACGGACGCAGGACCTTCGCCAACACGATGAAATACGTGTCCTGCGCGATCAGTTCCAATTTCGGCAACATGATCAGCATGTCCTTTGCATCATTCCTGTTGCCGTTTCAGCCCCTGCTCGCCAAGCAGATCCTGCTCAACAACTTCCTGGCCGACATTCCCTCCATGGCAATCGCCGGCGACAATGTCGATCCGGCGGCGGTGATGCATCCGCAGCGCTGGAACATCGCCTATGTCCAGCGCTTCATGATCGTCTTCGGCCTGATCAGCACGCTTTTCGATTTCCTGACCTTCGGCTTCCTGCTCGCATTGACCGGCGAACACGCGGCGATCTTCCAGACGGGCTGGTTCGTGGAATCCCTCGTCACCCAGCTCGCGACCGTTCTCATCATCCGCACAAGAGCGCCCTTTTTCAGGAGCCGCCCGGGCCGCTGGCTCCTGCTCTCGACGCTCGTCATATCCGCGCTCGCCATTGCGCTGCCCTACATTCCCGGATCGGAATGGTTCGGCTTCGTGCATCTGCCCGTCGGCGTGCTCATTGGCCTCGCCGGCATCACCTTCGCCTATCTGGCGAGTACGGAAATCGCCAAGCACTGGTTCTTCAGCAAACCCCATGACCGACTTTTTCACAGGAAGCGTCAGCGCAGGGGCGCGATGTCCGTTTCCGGCCCCAGAAACCGGCGATAG
- a CDS encoding transcriptional regulator codes for MLEIYEMPGHLIRRLNQTSVSVFMDETGKKGFDLTPVQYAALNAIEATPGLDQATLASHIAYDRVTIGGVVDRLEQKDWVRRETNPKDRRARTLYLTDKGSETLAEIRPIVRETQALLLSGLTSTEREQFVGLLQKACEAVNERSRAPLRIT; via the coding sequence ATGCTGGAAATATACGAAATGCCCGGACACCTGATCCGGAGACTGAACCAGACGTCCGTTTCCGTCTTCATGGACGAAACCGGCAAGAAGGGCTTCGATCTGACGCCCGTGCAGTATGCGGCGCTCAACGCCATCGAAGCAACGCCCGGGCTCGATCAGGCAACGCTTGCCAGCCACATTGCCTATGACCGTGTGACCATCGGCGGAGTGGTCGACCGGTTGGAGCAGAAGGACTGGGTGCGCCGGGAAACGAACCCGAAGGACCGGCGGGCTCGCACCCTTTACCTCACCGACAAGGGCAGCGAGACGCTTGCGGAAATTCGCCCGATCGTCCGGGAAACCCAGGCCCTGCTGCTGAGCGGGTTGACCTCCACCGAACGCGAGCAGTTCGTCGGCCTTCTGCAGAAGGCATGCGAAGCGGTCAACGAACGCAGCCGCGCGCCCTTGCGCATCACCTGA
- a CDS encoding fumarylacetoacetase, translated as MSTLEPLFEIPATPLVPVRGEAGGYPVHRIFCVGRNYAAHAAEMGVEVDREEPFYFTKPASAITPTGSTIPYPPGTENFHYEMELVIAIGAPAFRVSVEEAPKAVYGYACGLDMTRRDLQQASRVKQRPWDFGKAFERSAIISDITRARDFPAIGEQRIWLKVGDEVKQDSHLSDMVWSVPEIVSHLSRFYHLAPGDLIYTGTPAGVGPVVAGDVITGGIDGLRDLALTIGPAE; from the coding sequence TTGAGCACGCTTGAGCCACTTTTCGAAATTCCCGCTACCCCTCTGGTCCCGGTCAGGGGTGAGGCCGGAGGATATCCTGTCCACAGGATCTTCTGCGTCGGGCGCAATTATGCCGCCCATGCGGCGGAGATGGGTGTCGAAGTCGACCGCGAGGAGCCCTTCTACTTCACCAAGCCGGCAAGCGCGATCACGCCGACGGGCTCGACCATTCCCTATCCGCCGGGCACGGAGAATTTCCACTACGAGATGGAACTGGTGATCGCCATCGGCGCTCCGGCATTCCGGGTGTCGGTGGAGGAGGCGCCCAAGGCCGTCTACGGTTACGCATGCGGTCTCGACATGACCCGGCGCGACCTGCAGCAGGCTTCCCGCGTGAAGCAGAGGCCGTGGGATTTCGGCAAGGCCTTCGAACGGTCGGCAATCATTTCGGACATCACGCGGGCAAGGGATTTCCCGGCCATCGGCGAGCAGCGCATCTGGCTGAAGGTCGGAGACGAGGTGAAGCAGGATTCGCATCTGTCTGACATGGTCTGGTCGGTTCCGGAAATCGTCAGCCACCTGTCGCGCTTCTATCATCTTGCGCCCGGAGACCTGATCTATACCGGAACACCGGCCGGCGTCGGTCCGGTGGTGGCGGGCGATGTCATTACCGGTGGAATCGACGGGCTGCGCGACCTCGCGCTGACGATCGGGCCTGCCGAGTAA